A genomic segment from Thermodesulfobacteriota bacterium encodes:
- a CDS encoding acyl-CoA dehydrogenase family protein, with protein MLSRSAVKDQVNREPRFDDIMNTLMAQPALPRPVVREVRRAVAVARKFNDQNVRPGALELDRRMHEDPSYLPWDFVTEAGRWRFYSMFLPKMFGGLGVAALAAPPVAEELASACLGMANLILVHYLGVAALACTLNTRLMNRIFRDVAAGEESGRPCLISTAITEPGAGTDVEETELVDRGRVTCHAKKVDGGYLVNGTKVFISSGHLSTWHILIAYSDLDKPSRNTVVMAVRNGMKGFSFGKMEKKMGQKGCPASELVFDDCFVPDEYVCGSPDDIAFKGMDKKDVIQLLLDDVLSASRAGVGALGAGAARGAFEAARDMAASEKINGRLLINHEWAQCLLAEMYKNVVSARLTYMESNYANGLYGASADLQARPAYYYMKLTPRAWFDRVVSGWLEKPAATRLMRSRRFRQHDEDNTLRVAGLGSLAKFFGTDMGIKNCHLALDLMGQAGLRHDHRAEKFLRDAKLLQIYEGTNQLNRLNVFKCLIGRNYPQAKVFDE; from the coding sequence ATGCTTTCACGGTCAGCCGTAAAAGACCAGGTCAACCGCGAACCCCGCTTTGACGACATCATGAACACCCTCATGGCCCAGCCGGCCCTGCCCCGCCCCGTCGTCAGGGAAGTTCGCCGGGCCGTGGCCGTGGCCCGCAAGTTCAACGACCAGAACGTCCGGCCGGGCGCCCTGGAACTGGACCGCCGGATGCACGAAGATCCGTCTTACCTGCCCTGGGACTTCGTCACGGAGGCGGGCCGGTGGCGTTTCTACTCCATGTTCCTGCCCAAGATGTTCGGAGGGCTTGGCGTGGCCGCCCTGGCCGCGCCGCCGGTAGCCGAGGAACTGGCCTCGGCCTGCCTGGGCATGGCCAACCTGATCCTGGTCCATTACCTGGGCGTGGCGGCCCTGGCCTGCACCCTGAACACGCGGCTGATGAACCGGATCTTCCGGGACGTGGCCGCCGGTGAGGAGAGCGGCCGGCCCTGCCTCATCTCCACCGCCATTACCGAGCCCGGGGCCGGCACGGACGTGGAGGAGACCGAACTGGTGGACCGGGGCCGCGTGACCTGCCACGCGAAAAAAGTGGACGGCGGCTACCTGGTCAACGGCACCAAGGTCTTTATCTCCAGCGGCCATCTCTCCACCTGGCATATCCTCATCGCCTACAGCGATCTGGACAAGCCTTCGCGCAACACGGTGGTCATGGCCGTCCGCAACGGCATGAAGGGATTCTCCTTCGGCAAGATGGAAAAAAAGATGGGCCAGAAGGGGTGCCCGGCCAGCGAACTGGTTTTCGACGACTGTTTCGTCCCGGACGAATATGTCTGCGGGTCGCCGGATGATATCGCCTTCAAGGGCATGGACAAAAAGGATGTCATCCAGTTGCTGCTCGATGACGTCCTGTCCGCATCCCGGGCAGGCGTGGGCGCCCTGGGAGCGGGCGCGGCCCGGGGGGCCTTTGAAGCCGCCCGGGACATGGCCGCCAGTGAAAAAATCAACGGCCGGCTCCTGATCAATCATGAATGGGCCCAGTGCCTGCTGGCCGAGATGTACAAAAACGTGGTTTCGGCCCGGCTGACCTACATGGAGTCCAACTATGCCAACGGGCTGTACGGTGCTTCCGCCGACCTTCAGGCCCGGCCGGCGTACTACTATATGAAGCTGACGCCCCGCGCCTGGTTCGACCGGGTCGTGTCGGGCTGGCTGGAAAAACCGGCCGCCACCCGACTGATGCGCAGCCGGCGGTTCCGTCAGCACGATGAAGACAACACCCTGCGGGTGGCCGGCCTCGGCTCCCTGGCCAAATTCTTCGGCACCGACATGGGCATTAAAAACTGCCACCTGGCCCTGGACCTGATGGGCCAGGCCGGCCTGCGGCACGACCACCGGGCTGAAAAATTCCTGCGCGACGCCAAGCTGCTGCAGATCTACGAGGGCACCAACCAGCTCAACCGGCTGAATGTCTTTAAATGCCTGATCGGAAGGAATTACCCGCAGGCAAAAGTTTTTGATGAATAG
- a CDS encoding tetratricopeptide repeat protein, which produces MAKSAWPAATAFLLVAAVVLIFFPVVGYEFVHIDDMDYVARNPGVQAGLSLASIKAAFTSHFTSRSVGMWLPGTWISFLVDHALYGQNPGGYHLTNLILHAVNALLLFAILRMITGSLFSSALTAFLFAVHPLHVESVAWITERKDVLSTFFGLLSILFYVRYATGRGVASSYLAAAFFFTLSLLSKPMLVTLPFVFLLLDWWPLERLYGKTSPPEYSRTRLILEKVPFLMLSAMASAVTLFLMPKETLASLPIFLRLENAFVAYAGYLVKMVWPSGLSVLYPLPPAGPDTVKVIGAFVLVAVISAGVIMQRTSRPYLAVGWLWYLGTLVPVIGVVQNGFQAMADRFTYVPLVGLFIMFAWGLPDLLRTWRHRKTALAIVSVSVVLACMAVSAWQVRFWKNTVTLFERALAVTSNNWFAHCILATALYEKDNIEEALTHLKESLRICPDCFEPLCGMAEVLTKEERPYEAIEYYQAALRTGGDLARLHINLGTQLEKVGRTDEALAHFARAASLEPDSIIAPWNLGRLLLKAGKYQEALRQFEKVLEKNPRAVEVLDSKGTALVAMGNAGEAQKAFERALEINPDFASAHYSLASLFARTGRLDQAVPHFEAALRLEPGHVKARLNFGNTLLFMGKKDEAMAQYRQALAVKPDFAEAYKNLGLLLAAGGNTEEAVFHLEEALRINPGDQATRAALTKLKK; this is translated from the coding sequence ATGGCCAAATCCGCCTGGCCCGCTGCCACGGCCTTTCTGCTTGTCGCGGCCGTTGTTCTTATATTCTTCCCGGTAGTGGGGTATGAATTTGTACACATTGACGACATGGATTATGTGGCGAGAAACCCCGGCGTCCAGGCCGGTCTTTCCCTGGCGAGCATAAAAGCCGCTTTCACTTCTCATTTTACTTCCCGTTCCGTGGGTATGTGGCTTCCCGGAACGTGGATTTCTTTTCTTGTCGACCATGCCCTCTATGGCCAGAATCCGGGGGGGTATCATCTGACCAATCTGATCCTGCACGCGGTCAATGCGCTGTTGCTGTTCGCGATTCTGCGGATGATAACCGGCTCGCTTTTCTCGAGCGCGCTGACTGCATTTCTCTTTGCCGTTCATCCCCTGCATGTGGAATCCGTAGCCTGGATAACCGAACGCAAGGACGTACTGTCTACTTTTTTCGGGCTGCTCTCCATCCTTTTTTATGTCCGGTACGCAACCGGGCGAGGGGTTGCTTCTTCATACCTTGCCGCGGCCTTCTTTTTTACCCTTTCACTTCTTTCAAAGCCCATGCTGGTCACTTTGCCATTTGTTTTTCTTCTACTTGACTGGTGGCCCCTGGAACGCCTGTACGGTAAAACATCCCCCCCGGAATATTCGCGGACACGTCTTATCCTGGAGAAGGTCCCCTTTTTGATGCTATCGGCCATGGCAAGCGCCGTCACCCTCTTCTTGATGCCAAAAGAGACATTGGCGTCACTGCCGATTTTCCTCCGCCTGGAAAACGCCTTTGTTGCCTATGCCGGATATCTTGTAAAAATGGTGTGGCCTTCCGGCCTGTCGGTTCTCTATCCACTTCCTCCGGCGGGGCCGGATACGGTCAAAGTCATCGGCGCTTTTGTTCTGGTGGCAGTGATTTCTGCCGGCGTGATAATGCAAAGAACCAGTCGGCCCTATCTGGCCGTAGGCTGGTTATGGTACCTGGGAACCCTGGTGCCCGTCATCGGTGTTGTCCAGAACGGCTTTCAGGCCATGGCCGACCGGTTCACCTATGTGCCGCTGGTGGGACTCTTTATCATGTTCGCCTGGGGGCTCCCGGATCTGTTGAGAACCTGGCGGCACCGCAAAACGGCCCTGGCGATTGTCTCCGTTTCGGTTGTCCTGGCGTGCATGGCTGTTTCGGCCTGGCAGGTCCGTTTCTGGAAGAACACCGTCACGCTGTTTGAGCGCGCCCTGGCGGTGACAAGCAACAACTGGTTTGCCCACTGTATCCTGGCAACGGCCCTCTACGAAAAAGACAACATCGAGGAAGCCCTGACCCATTTAAAAGAATCTCTCCGCATATGTCCCGATTGCTTCGAACCCCTTTGCGGAATGGCCGAGGTCCTAACTAAAGAAGAGCGGCCTTATGAAGCCATCGAATACTATCAGGCGGCTCTGCGGACGGGCGGCGACCTGGCCCGGCTGCACATCAACCTGGGGACTCAACTGGAAAAAGTCGGACGGACCGACGAGGCCCTGGCCCATTTTGCCAGGGCCGCCTCCCTGGAGCCGGACTCCATCATCGCTCCCTGGAATCTGGGCAGGTTGTTGTTGAAGGCCGGGAAATATCAGGAGGCGCTGCGGCAATTTGAAAAAGTCCTGGAGAAGAATCCACGGGCGGTTGAGGTCCTCGACAGCAAAGGCACCGCCCTTGTTGCCATGGGCAATGCCGGAGAAGCGCAGAAAGCGTTTGAGCGGGCCCTGGAGATCAACCCGGATTTCGCGTCGGCTCATTACAGCCTGGCCAGCCTTTTTGCCCGCACAGGCCGGCTCGATCAGGCTGTCCCCCATTTTGAAGCGGCTTTACGCCTGGAACCCGGTCATGTAAAAGCCCGGTTAAACTTCGGCAATACGCTTCTTTTCATGGGCAAAAAGGACGAAGCCATGGCACAATACCGGCAGGCCCTGGCCGTAAAGCCGGACTTCGCGGAAGCGTACAAAAACCTGGGTCTGTTGCTTGCCGCCGGCGGCAATACTGAAGAAGCCGTCTTCCACCTAGAGGAAGCCCTGCGTATCAATCCCGGCGATCAGGCGACCCGGGCCGCCCTGACAAAACTAAAAAAATAA
- a CDS encoding acyl-CoA dehydrogenase family protein — protein sequence MIAADNKELKLLNKSAIEFARKELAPNREENDRFPFGPFFDGVLDKAFAADFFHTTLPEESGGIGQGIRALCILLEGLCQEDSSLGGIIYTNAAAQEIMLAAGAGELLKKKISGAGTAKEFLIALPVFNNPGEDDHVIRAEKKDDQYRLSGDIEYVVLGGMAGHALIPGVIAGQKKYSFFLAALDQKSLTISPPVHSLGLHACPAVDISLKDATGELIGQEEEGAVYFETMADRMSVAAAAMSTGIMKGAFKEAFDYSKARSQGGREIINWSEIQMILANMAVMTKNAELAVARACQAVDAGEKGWESCSRAVAIHVQAMAGDLTTDGIQVMGGVGYMKDFGQEKRFRDARHIQSLLGMVPMKKINFIRKMI from the coding sequence ATGATTGCCGCCGACAACAAGGAATTGAAGCTGCTCAATAAAAGCGCCATAGAATTCGCCAGAAAAGAACTGGCTCCCAACCGGGAGGAAAACGACAGGTTTCCCTTCGGTCCCTTCTTCGATGGCGTGCTGGACAAAGCGTTTGCGGCGGACTTCTTCCACACCACCCTGCCCGAGGAATCCGGCGGCATCGGTCAGGGGATCCGCGCCCTGTGCATCCTGCTGGAAGGCCTCTGTCAGGAGGACAGCAGCTTGGGCGGCATCATCTATACCAACGCCGCCGCCCAGGAAATCATGCTGGCGGCCGGCGCCGGCGAGCTGCTTAAAAAGAAAATCAGCGGCGCCGGGACAGCCAAAGAATTCCTGATCGCCCTGCCGGTCTTCAACAACCCCGGCGAAGACGACCACGTGATCCGGGCGGAAAAAAAGGACGATCAGTACCGCCTGTCCGGGGATATCGAATATGTCGTCCTGGGCGGGATGGCCGGTCACGCCCTGATCCCGGGCGTTATCGCCGGGCAGAAGAAGTATTCCTTTTTCCTGGCGGCCCTGGACCAGAAAAGCCTGACCATCAGCCCGCCGGTTCACAGCCTGGGCCTGCATGCCTGCCCGGCGGTGGATATTTCATTGAAAGACGCCACGGGTGAACTGATCGGCCAGGAGGAGGAAGGCGCCGTTTATTTTGAAACCATGGCCGACCGGATGTCGGTGGCGGCCGCGGCCATGTCCACGGGCATCATGAAAGGCGCCTTCAAGGAGGCCTTTGACTACAGCAAGGCCCGGTCCCAGGGCGGCCGCGAGATCATCAACTGGTCGGAAATCCAGATGATCCTGGCCAACATGGCCGTCATGACGAAAAACGCGGAACTGGCCGTGGCCCGGGCCTGCCAGGCTGTTGACGCCGGGGAAAAAGGCTGGGAGTCGTGCAGCCGGGCCGTGGCCATCCATGTCCAGGCCATGGCCGGTGACCTGACCACCGACGGCATCCAGGTCATGGGCGGCGTCGGCTACATGAAGGATTTCGGTCAGGAGAAGCGCTTCCGCGACGCCCGTCACATCCAGTCCCTGCTGGGCATGGTGCCCATGAAAAAGATCAACTTCATCAGGAAAATGATCTGA
- a CDS encoding AMP-binding protein has translation MNALTVKPWTKIPDYINPEEMTTGLLGFDDEKCKRCGICSFICPARSIRNDQGPMNWKEGLPWLSVIAPGVTNCVSCGCCLAACPEGAITIERGFNPGFYFQRLTQTADLAYPRLYLETEERPAENPPEPDPNMLNPKYGLREKLLMKKNSLKIAGQAITGVTAFFAAQARRGRLLPTLKGVLGKEAIDISWSDLLEIDAAEVPDKPFLLYRDESYTYRQMDENANRLAHFLMEQGGGRGRGVGIFMKNSPRFLDIFFGCQKIGMYAVPINPELKADGLAYVVNHSDIHLLVIDAELLDVITAARDKFEKINDIIVDDMETEAAGIPVPADMLPLSRAYADYPAANPGIGHNPDDICMILYTSGTTGPPKGVVYRYKKTSVTMMCLAAHLMMRKSDIYYTAFALCHGNALLTTTTMTMGIQGTMAMARKFSASRFWDDIRRYRATVFNTIGSIIPILMKQPERPEDSQNQVRYVASAGCPPEMWAPFEKRFGVQLYEAYGAVDGGGKGVFNFGNAPVGSLGKIPRVVKYRLVDEKGLDVPTGVPGELLFEAKKEKSRVEYYKNEEASKKKSGDGWLHTGDLIKQDINDFVYFVGRNTESMRKGGENVSAYEVEQVIMDHPAVEEVAVYAVPSELAEDEIMAAIRPVEGKIVDPAELVRFLSDKLAKFAIPRYIRLVDEFPKTNSHRIIKRVLEREGVTPDTFDAQKKK, from the coding sequence ATGAATGCGTTAACCGTAAAGCCCTGGACAAAGATACCCGATTATATCAATCCCGAAGAAATGACCACCGGTCTGCTCGGGTTTGACGATGAAAAATGCAAACGGTGCGGCATCTGCTCCTTCATCTGCCCGGCCCGGTCCATCAGAAACGACCAGGGCCCCATGAACTGGAAGGAAGGGCTGCCCTGGTTGAGCGTCATCGCGCCCGGCGTGACCAACTGCGTCTCCTGCGGCTGCTGCCTGGCCGCCTGCCCGGAAGGGGCCATCACCATTGAACGCGGATTCAACCCCGGTTTCTATTTTCAGCGGCTAACCCAGACAGCCGACCTGGCCTATCCGAGATTATACCTGGAGACGGAAGAAAGACCGGCCGAAAATCCGCCGGAGCCTGACCCGAACATGCTGAACCCGAAGTACGGACTGCGGGAAAAGCTGCTGATGAAGAAAAACAGCCTGAAAATCGCCGGCCAGGCCATAACGGGCGTGACCGCCTTTTTCGCGGCCCAGGCCCGCCGGGGCCGGCTTCTGCCCACCCTTAAAGGGGTCCTGGGCAAGGAAGCCATTGACATTTCCTGGTCCGACCTGCTGGAGATAGACGCCGCCGAAGTGCCCGACAAACCCTTTCTGCTCTACCGGGACGAGTCCTACACCTACCGGCAGATGGACGAAAACGCCAACCGCCTGGCCCACTTCCTGATGGAGCAGGGCGGCGGCCGGGGCCGGGGCGTGGGCATCTTCATGAAGAACTCTCCCCGCTTTCTGGACATCTTCTTCGGCTGCCAGAAGATCGGCATGTATGCCGTTCCCATCAATCCCGAACTCAAGGCCGACGGCCTGGCCTATGTCGTCAACCACAGCGACATCCATCTGCTGGTCATCGACGCCGAACTGCTGGATGTCATCACCGCCGCCCGGGATAAATTCGAAAAAATAAACGATATCATCGTCGATGACATGGAAACGGAAGCCGCGGGCATCCCCGTCCCCGCCGACATGCTCCCCTTGAGCCGGGCCTACGCCGACTATCCGGCCGCCAACCCCGGTATCGGCCATAACCCGGACGACATCTGCATGATCCTGTACACTTCCGGCACCACCGGCCCGCCCAAGGGCGTCGTCTACCGGTACAAGAAGACATCGGTGACCATGATGTGCCTGGCGGCGCACCTGATGATGCGCAAAAGCGACATCTATTATACGGCGTTCGCCCTCTGCCACGGCAACGCCCTGCTGACCACGACCACCATGACCATGGGCATTCAGGGAACCATGGCCATGGCCCGGAAATTCTCCGCCAGCCGCTTCTGGGACGACATCCGCCGGTACCGGGCCACGGTCTTCAACACCATCGGGTCCATCATTCCCATTCTCATGAAACAGCCGGAACGACCCGAAGACTCACAGAATCAGGTGCGCTACGTGGCCTCCGCCGGCTGCCCGCCGGAGATGTGGGCCCCGTTTGAGAAGCGCTTCGGCGTCCAGCTGTACGAAGCTTACGGCGCGGTGGACGGCGGCGGCAAAGGCGTCTTCAACTTCGGCAACGCCCCGGTCGGCTCCCTGGGGAAAATCCCCCGGGTGGTGAAATACCGGTTGGTGGACGAAAAGGGCCTGGACGTGCCGACCGGCGTCCCCGGTGAGCTGCTCTTTGAAGCCAAAAAAGAGAAAAGCCGGGTAGAGTACTATAAAAATGAAGAGGCTTCCAAAAAGAAGTCCGGCGACGGCTGGCTGCACACCGGCGACCTGATCAAACAGGACATCAACGACTTTGTCTATTTTGTCGGCCGTAACACCGAGTCCATGAGAAAGGGCGGGGAGAACGTCTCCGCCTATGAAGTGGAACAGGTCATCATGGATCATCCGGCGGTGGAGGAGGTGGCGGTCTACGCCGTTCCCTCGGAACTGGCCGAGGACGAGATCATGGCCGCCATCCGGCCGGTGGAAGGCAAAATCGTGGATCCGGCCGAGCTGGTCCGGTTCCTGTCCGATAAGCTGGCCAAATTCGCCATTCCGCGGTACATCCGTCTGGTCGACGAATTTCCCAAGACCAATTCGCACCGGATCATCAAGCGGGTTCTGGAACGGGAAGGGGTTACCCCGGACACGTTCGACGCCCAGAAAAAGAAGTAG
- a CDS encoding acyl-CoA dehydrogenase family protein — protein sequence MLSRAEEKSLLAKSPAFDDMFVSLSSAPKLPAGLVRETRQVMALARKFNDEVVRPYVRELDLAMHDNPDFLPYEFVSRANEWGLYTLWIPRLFGGRGYNMASMSVFVEEIGSVCLAMANLIGVHYLGVATLCAPWNVRMINRVCRDVAAGEKSGVPCLISLAITEPGAGTDVEEVDLSDKGNITCHAKRVDGGYLVNGSKIFISNGHISTWHMLIAYTDLKKPSENTVMMAVRTGTKGFSFGRMEHKMGQKGCPASELIFKDCFIADEDVCYDWNQAAPPKRGRKAATQQVIDFVVSATRAGVGAFATGAARGAFEEALAFAAETRVNGRLLINHEWAQSLLAEMYKNVVTSRLAYMETNYANGLYGFFRLMHQKLIFYYLKHVPTIIIEKFIAPLLDSPTVTRIFRHVMADRQTDDEIHRCSGLASLAKFASSDAGIRNCHLALDLMGQAGLRHDRRAEKFLRDAKLLQIYEGTNQLNRLNLFKCLIGRDYPQANVFEE from the coding sequence ATGCTGTCGCGCGCGGAAGAAAAATCCCTGCTGGCGAAGTCGCCCGCTTTTGACGACATGTTCGTCAGCCTCAGCTCGGCCCCGAAACTGCCGGCCGGTCTGGTCCGGGAAACCCGGCAGGTCATGGCCCTGGCCCGCAAGTTCAACGATGAAGTGGTCCGGCCCTATGTGCGGGAACTGGATCTGGCCATGCACGACAATCCGGATTTCCTCCCCTACGAATTCGTCTCCAGGGCCAACGAGTGGGGACTCTACACCCTGTGGATTCCCCGCCTGTTCGGCGGCCGGGGGTATAATATGGCCTCGATGTCGGTCTTCGTGGAGGAGATCGGCTCGGTCTGTCTGGCCATGGCCAACCTCATCGGCGTCCATTACCTGGGCGTAGCCACCCTCTGCGCGCCCTGGAACGTGCGCATGATCAACCGCGTCTGCCGGGACGTGGCGGCCGGAGAAAAATCCGGGGTGCCCTGCCTGATCTCCCTGGCTATTACCGAGCCCGGCGCCGGCACGGACGTGGAGGAGGTGGACCTGTCGGACAAGGGCAACATCACCTGCCACGCCAAACGGGTGGACGGCGGCTACCTGGTCAACGGTTCCAAGATTTTCATTTCCAACGGCCATATCTCCACCTGGCACATGCTCATCGCCTACACGGACCTGAAAAAACCGTCGGAAAACACCGTCATGATGGCGGTCAGGACCGGCACCAAAGGGTTTTCCTTCGGCCGCATGGAGCACAAGATGGGTCAGAAAGGCTGCCCGGCCAGCGAACTGATCTTCAAGGACTGCTTCATAGCGGACGAAGATGTCTGTTACGACTGGAACCAGGCAGCGCCGCCGAAGCGCGGCCGCAAGGCAGCCACCCAGCAGGTCATCGATTTCGTGGTCTCGGCCACCCGGGCCGGCGTCGGCGCCTTTGCTACCGGCGCGGCCCGCGGGGCGTTTGAGGAAGCCCTGGCCTTTGCCGCCGAAACCAGAGTCAACGGCAGGCTGCTGATCAACCACGAATGGGCCCAATCCCTGCTGGCCGAGATGTACAAGAACGTGGTCACCTCCCGGCTGGCCTACATGGAAACCAATTACGCCAACGGCCTGTACGGATTTTTCCGGCTCATGCATCAGAAACTGATTTTTTACTATCTCAAGCATGTTCCCACCATCATCATTGAAAAATTCATTGCCCCGCTCCTGGATTCCCCGACTGTCACCCGGATCTTCCGCCATGTCATGGCCGACCGCCAGACCGATGACGAGATTCACCGCTGCTCCGGGCTGGCCTCACTGGCCAAGTTCGCGTCTTCCGATGCCGGTATCCGCAACTGTCACCTGGCCCTGGACCTCATGGGTCAGGCCGGCCTGCGGCACGACCGCCGGGCCGAAAAATTCCTGCGCGACGCCAAGCTGCTCCAGATTTACGAGGGCACCAACCAGCTCAACCGACTGAACCTATTCAAGTGCCTGATCGGCCGGGATTATCCCCAGGCAAACGTTTTTGAGGAATAG
- a CDS encoding FAD-dependent oxidoreductase: MKSTTARMIAALVIASLITVFFAFDLGQYLNFNYLKSRHAALVSFYSGHQFMAMAGYMAVYVIVAALSFPGAAVMTLAGGAIFGFWRGLVLVSFASSIGATLAFLMARFFLKNAVQKKFADRLEAINRGIEKDGAFYLFSLRLVPVFPFFVINLVMGLTPIRTSVFYWVSQVGMLAGTAVYVNAGTQLAKINSMTGILSPGLMASFVLIGIFPLMARKITAAIKRRKFMAPYPRPKKFDYNLIVIGAGAAGLVTSYIAATTRARVALIEKHKMGGDCLNTGCVPSKALIRSAKLLADVRRAGEFGFDGGKMDVDFSRVMERVRRVIQKIAPHDSVERYSRLGVECISGEARITSPYTVEVDGRTLITRKIVVATGARPFVPPIPGLDQVPYLTSDNIWGIGTLPRRLVVLGGGPIGCELAQTFARFGSMVTQVEMMPRIMGREDEEVAALIQDRLEKEGVRVLTGHQAREVKTESSQPVLICNENGRDVSIPFDAILVAVGRAANISGFGLEELGIELTSRRTLQVNEFLQTNVPTIYGAGDVVGPYQFTHAAAHQAWYASVNALFDGLKSFKVDYRVLPWTTYTDPEVARVGLSEIEAGEKGISYELTRYDISDLDRAITDSEDVGFVKVLTRPGTDKILGVTIVAAHAGDILSEYVLAMKHGLGLNKILGTIHAYPTMAEANKYAAGEWKKAHAPEKILTLLKKYHSWMRG, encoded by the coding sequence ATGAAATCAACCACCGCTAGAATGATTGCCGCGCTGGTGATAGCCTCGCTGATCACTGTTTTTTTTGCTTTTGATCTCGGGCAATACCTCAATTTCAACTATCTGAAATCCCGGCACGCCGCCCTCGTATCCTTTTACAGCGGCCATCAATTCATGGCCATGGCGGGTTATATGGCCGTGTATGTCATTGTCGCGGCGTTGTCGTTTCCAGGCGCCGCCGTAATGACCCTTGCCGGGGGAGCGATTTTCGGGTTCTGGCGGGGTCTTGTTCTGGTATCCTTTGCCAGCAGTATCGGCGCGACGCTGGCATTCCTGATGGCGCGATTTTTTCTGAAAAATGCCGTTCAAAAGAAATTCGCTGACCGGCTGGAAGCCATCAACCGGGGAATCGAGAAAGATGGGGCCTTTTATCTGTTCTCCCTGCGACTGGTTCCTGTTTTTCCTTTTTTCGTGATCAATCTGGTGATGGGGCTCACGCCGATCCGGACAAGTGTTTTTTATTGGGTAAGCCAGGTCGGCATGCTGGCCGGTACAGCAGTGTATGTGAACGCCGGCACCCAGTTGGCGAAAATCAATTCCATGACCGGCATTTTATCGCCCGGCCTGATGGCTTCGTTTGTGCTGATCGGCATTTTTCCGTTAATGGCCAGAAAAATAACCGCCGCGATCAAAAGAAGAAAATTCATGGCACCATATCCCCGACCGAAAAAATTTGATTACAACCTGATCGTCATCGGGGCAGGCGCCGCCGGTCTGGTAACATCGTATATCGCGGCGACGACACGCGCCAGGGTGGCACTCATCGAAAAACATAAAATGGGCGGCGACTGCTTAAATACCGGATGCGTGCCGAGCAAGGCCCTGATCCGGTCGGCAAAACTACTCGCCGATGTGCGGCGGGCCGGGGAATTCGGATTTGACGGCGGGAAAATGGACGTTGATTTTTCACGTGTCATGGAGCGGGTCCGGCGGGTGATCCAAAAGATCGCGCCCCATGATTCGGTGGAGCGGTATTCCCGACTCGGGGTGGAATGCATTTCCGGAGAGGCAAGGATCACCTCACCGTATACGGTCGAGGTTGACGGCAGGACCCTGATCACCCGGAAAATCGTTGTCGCCACGGGAGCACGGCCGTTTGTGCCGCCCATCCCCGGGTTGGATCAGGTGCCGTATCTGACCTCGGATAATATATGGGGCATCGGAACCCTGCCCCGACGCCTGGTGGTGCTGGGTGGCGGGCCCATCGGATGCGAACTGGCTCAAACCTTTGCCCGGTTCGGGTCGATGGTCACTCAGGTGGAAATGATGCCCCGGATTATGGGCCGGGAAGACGAAGAGGTGGCGGCCCTGATTCAGGACCGGTTGGAAAAAGAAGGGGTCCGGGTACTGACCGGGCATCAGGCCCGGGAAGTAAAGACGGAAAGCAGCCAACCCGTTCTCATCTGCAACGAAAACGGCCGGGATGTTTCCATCCCCTTTGACGCCATCCTGGTGGCGGTGGGACGGGCGGCCAACATCAGCGGGTTCGGCCTGGAGGAACTGGGAATCGAGTTAACCTCACGGAGAACCCTTCAGGTCAATGAATTTTTGCAGACCAATGTTCCTACCATTTATGGGGCAGGTGATGTGGTCGGCCCCTATCAATTTACCCATGCCGCCGCCCATCAGGCGTGGTATGCATCAGTTAACGCTCTTTTTGACGGATTGAAATCATTCAAGGTCGATTACCGCGTTCTTCCCTGGACCACCTATACGGATCCCGAGGTTGCCCGGGTAGGGTTAAGTGAAATCGAAGCCGGAGAAAAAGGGATTTCCTATGAACTGACCCGCTACGATATCAGCGATCTGGACCGGGCCATCACCGATTCCGAAGATGTCGGGTTTGTAAAAGTGTTGACCCGGCCCGGCACGGATAAAATTCTGGGCGTCACTATTGTGGCCGCCCATGCGGGCGATATCCTTTCGGAATATGTTCTGGCCATGAAACATGGCCTGGGGCTCAACAAGATTCTGGGCACCATCCATGCCTACCCGACCATGGCCGAAGCCAACAAATACGCGGCCGGCGAATGGAAAAAAGCCCATGCCCCGGAAAAAATCTTAACGCTTCTGAAAAAATATCATTCCTGGATGCGGGGGTAA